CATGGAAAGGCGGAAAGAGAACGGACTTCACAAAGCTGctgctctctggcttccacacgtgTGCCGcccacaccatatacacacaagagGAAAAGTAAAAATTACAGCTTCACAGTGTAAGTCAGGGGTCAGTAGCCAGTCAACCCGGCTACGCAGTAAGACTcgatctttaaaaagaaaaagaaatttgtaacAAAACATAAAAGTGATTTACTTCATACCTCTCAATGACAACTGTGTGTTTGAGAACTTTGAACTTACAAGATAAACACTGCATGTCCTGATGTGGACACACCATATGAAATACGTAATAAACCTGAGAAATACGAGCATCTTATGAAAATAACACACATATTATGAAGTAAATCTAGGCGGTCTCAGGGAAACCGAGAAGCTTCAAACGAAGCCCCTGCTTGCTCTGGCCTTCCATCTGTCTCTAGGTTCTTCAGCAGAAAGCCACAACCCCGACGTAAAAACAGAACTCCACTGCTATGGTATACTACAAGGAACAGCATTTAAAGGAGTTCAatcaaagctgggcggtggtggcgcacgcctttaatccagcactcaggaggcagaggcaggcagatctctgagtcgaggccagcctgggctacagagcgagttccaggacagccagaagagaaactgtcttgaaaaacaaacaaacaaaaacaaacaaaatagtttaataaaacagaaaagcccgtaagagctgaagagatggctcagtggttaagcagtcatgaggaccagagttcagatcccagcacccatgtcagactGCTTGCCAAcacctgtaactcagctccaagggacccaatgccctcttctggcttccatacatgtgcacatacatgtgtatactatgctcacaaagatacacacacagaaatgacaaaactaaaaaataaatcttttaaaacaaaaccaaggacTGGAGTactgactcagtggttaagagcactgtggCTCTTGCTcaggaccagggttcgattcccagcacccacatgggggctcacaaccctctctaactccagttccaaggaatccaatgccGCCTCCATAGGCATCAGGCACAGCCATGgcacacgtacatacatgcaggtaaaacatccatatacacaatttaataaataaatacaaaacaaaaggtaGTTTACTGAAGAAGACTACTTACATGAGTAGGAATATCCAAACTGCTACTAGGAAAACGGACACAGTTTCGACACATTTTATTCACTAAGTCTTCACGAAAGACAATAATTTCTTGTGTACAATACTGAATTCTGAAATAAAGCGGTAGTTGAATATTTGACTTcctcagagaaaaaaatgattttgaaagtcTTTTAATATCAATATCAGTCATTGTACTTCTCAATGGTCAACCAGTCTATCTCATCTGTTCTCCAATGTAATTATTTAAagcgctcgcgctctctctctctctctctctctctctctctctctctctctctctctctctctctctctctctctctctctctctctctctctctctgtgtgtgtgtgtgtgtgtgtgtcacacacatgcagagtgcTAGGGTTTGAACTAAGCCCTTTACATTTTCCatgaaagcactctaccactgagatgcGCTCCCAGCCCTTTACTAAGTTCTAAATAAGTGCCCAACACTATGCAAAGATTAGtgaacagaacagaagaaaaagatacGAGTCTTACGCACTTTACATTCTCATGCTGGAAGAGGGCAGAGGAATTAAAGACATGATAATGATGTCTGTTGGAAAAGAGAGACAGGTGAAGAGGGATCACActctgggaggagagggagaagagggtttAGAAGGCTGGAGGATGAAGACAGGATTAGAGCCAgcgctgtgggatgttctgtatggcaaatgtgttgctctgattggttagtaaataaaacactgattggccagtagtcaggcaggaggaagtttaggcgggacaaggagaagaggaattctaggaagtagaaggctgagtcagagacactgccagctgccaccatgacaagcagcatgtgaagatgccggtaagccatgaggcaaggtatagatttatggaaatggattaatttaagatataagaacagttagcaagaagcctgccacggccatacagtttgtatgcaatataagtctctgtgttcacttggttgggtctgagcggctttaggactggcaggtgacaaagatttgtcctgactgtggacaaggcaggaaaactctagctacaagccaGGAAGGCTCATCAGACACAGCGACCTAAGACATCTGGAAGCGGGCACTGCAGGCGGGGGAAGAGGCAAAACACGGGACCCAAGGCTGGAGTGTGCCTTGCATGCTTGGAGCGCGGACACGGACGTGAGGAAGTAACCGGGAGAGGAAATTAAAGTGGAGACGGTGCATCATGCAGGGTGGCCATGACTACCTCTGCAAGGATATGGGCTGCTGCTCATGGCAGGAGAGACCCAGCTTTCAAGACAGGGGGGCAACACGACATGGTCTCTACAGGAAggagtggaagccagaggccactTTAGAGGTTAATGATCCAGATTAGCGAGGACTGGCGGGTCATAAATGTGAGAGGTGACCTTTGAAGTTGATAGGGATACCTCAAAAACTATGTGTAAGGGAAACCTCCATGGTGATGGCCTGAGCAATTGGAAAATCAAAGGTACCACAAAATGAGATGGGGAAGGCCCCAGAACAGGTGGGAGATGGTAGCTAGGGGAGGATCAGAGCTGTCATTTATCTACCAGACATCCAGGAAAAGATGACAGTGGACACCTGGACCCGAGAGTATGGGATTCAGGAGAAAGCTGGAAATACTGTTGCCAACACAGAGACCATAAATTCACTATTAGTTAAGTATTTGCATATAGTTAAGATATTCTTCAAACCTTGAGGAATCcaaaatcaaattttctttttagatttactcaaatttcagaaataaattttttaaattaaacgaAAGAAGTTAAACACAAAATGCTGTTATTTACCTGCAAGGATTAGTAGTGAAAACGGAGAAAGGTACCCTTTGTCTGAATTCCTTCGTGATGCTTTCAGCAAGTGGCGGCCTACAAAAACAATGTGATACAGGATGTGTTTACAGATTTTACACCATTCTCCTGACtgccaaaaaacagaaaacaaatgtgagCAAAGATTACCTTGGTAAgatggaaccaaacccagggtccTCCGGACCAGGCACAAACACAAAACGGCTACTGTGGGAAAATCCAACACCACTGTTAGAAATAACAacgtgcgggggggggggggggggggggggggggacggggacgggacgGACGGACACGACACGGGACACGGACCCAACACcaccattaaaaataacaaacaacgTGCGACACCCCCGGGGGCAGAAATTAACTCACTGCCTTCCACTGAATCacagacttttgtttttttgagtagacgtcttgctatgtagcctggaatctgcaatcctcttgcctcaatctCCCCAGTACTCGGGTGCCATTATGCCtacctacaatttttttttattttatgcaattTAATAAACTGCTAAAAGTCTCCAGTCTAAAACTATGCATTGGCAGCATGGTGACCAGTGGATCTGCACGGTCCAGTCAGTGAGGATGCTTTAACTATGGCTAGTGTGGCTGACGGACTGAATCTTAAGTAATTTTACATGTGTGAGTacgcttgcacacacatgcacatatatgtatgttcaaGCCTGTGTctgctatggcacacatgtggaattcagaggacatcttgtaggagttggttttctcctttatGGGTCTCAGGAATCGAACTCAGTTACCAGGCTTGGCAAGCACCTCTTCCCACCCAGCCACCTTGCTGGTCCAGATTGATTTGTCTTTACAGAGGTTCATGAGGACAGTGATGATCATAGGGAAGGTCCATCTCCAAACTAGTCACCAAAAACTACAGATCAGCTTGTCACTCTGCCTTCTAAGTTTGGTTTCACTATAAATCCAGAGAGCAGGCTAACACACATGATGATGTGAGAATTTTACCCTGGGATCTTTTAACACTCTcaactttttctctttctacagGCAATTTCTTTATAATCATTgatataaattcatttaaaaaaaactattttggattaaaaacaaaaaaaggtagaTCTTTACCTTTGGTGGATACTTGGGTATTCACATATTATGTCTGCCAAAGACTTTAGGGAGTctaaaaaatttcaaagatatttaatttaatttgtataaATCCATAAAGTTACAGTTGATTAAGTACAACCCTATAGctctttaataaaattaaagtattatacataatttatcaatataatttatataaacataGAAACACTCttaatgatttgtttgtttttctttttctttcttttttcttttctttttttttttttttttggtttttcgagacagggtttctctgtgtagctttgcgcctttcctggagctcacttggtagctcaggctggcctcgaactcacagagatctgcctggctctgcctcccgagtgctgggattaaaggcgggtgccaccaccgcccggctgatttgtttgtttttcaagacaagtttctctgtgcagccctagctgtcctggatctcgctctgtagaccaggcaggccttcaactcacagagattcacctgcctctgcatcttgagtgctgggattaaaggggtgcactacCACTCAGCTTAGAAACACTTTTATAAACAAGATCTTCAATACCTTTCAAAGTCTGAACTTGATTTTTTCCATATGGTGCAGATGAGAAATTACCACAGAGAATGAAGCAGGTTGGAGGAGCCGGGGAATAACCTAGAGAACAAAAGAACACAGCTTTTCAAGGCCgaaaacaggatctcactatacagccctagctggcctggaatccacagagatccacctgcctctgttttccaagtgataggattaaaggcgtacatcATCACGCTTTGCTGGCTTTAATTGtgaaagcttttgttttttttttttgtttgtttttgttgttgttgttttttccggagctaaggaccgaacccagggtcttgcgcttgctaggcaagcactctaccactgagctaaatccccaacccgttttgttttgtttttaaaacagattgcttatgttgcccagactggtctcTAATCATGGCTCCATCCCCCACCTCAGGCTCCCATGCAGCAGGGCCCACAGATGCGCTCTACCACAATAGCATGGCAGACATTTAGTTTTAGGACGCAATCCCTCAGAGCAGTTCAAGAAAGAGTACAAAAATACTATGTACCGGAAAACATTATGTGAAGCTTCTCCAACACTTGCACTTGGTCCAACCAAACAtcagacacaaacacaaacatggcGTCCTTGTTCTCATCTTCCAGCTGTCTCAGTTTCGCAGAAGTCTTCACTGATGCATTAGAAGGCCCtccaaaaaaattaatatttccatAGTACGCCCTATATAATTACAACACGGTTATCTCCTATACCATGTCTATTCaccaagaaagtaaaaatgtGCCAGATACAACAATCATGCAACACAGTATTCCAGACATGAAGTATGCTGTCTGCAAATTAATTAAACAATACAGTATTCCAGACATGAAGTATGCTGTCTGCATATCATTTAAAACATACgggcgcacatgcacacatacacatacacacacacacacacacacacacacacacagaacaggcTATAAAGGGATACCCAGTATGCACGCTTCAAAAGCTGTACTCAGAGTACAGCAGCTACTTCCATTTTAATCAGATCAGCTGTGATTACCCGCAAGACTGTCCAGAGCCCCCCAGCAAGGTCGGGCCTACTGGCAGTCTTCACAGGAGGGGATGGGGCAGTAACTAGAACCTCACTGGAGAGTCCAGACACTGCACATGGCTGTATGTAATCCTGGCCCAGTTACAGTCTTGGGAGGTGTAAGGTGAACTGAGGAGAATGGACTCCATCCATGCACCATCATCGTCCATGCTGGGGCGAGACTTTTCAATAGGTCCCCCGTGATGCTGTAAGCTCACTAAAGCCACCGTTTCACCAGGCAGATGTGAGTCCAGCTGGTCCTCAGGTCTGCCACTGATGCCTAGCAAGTCTCCTCAGGACAGGTTACAGGAACAGCACACTTTAGTGCCACAGGAGCAAGTCAAGTCCCCTCAGCGGCTCCCCTGGCTGGAGCTCCTCGTCCAACCCCTTCTGTATGAAGCAAGAGGGCAGGgctcccctctccctcagcttCACAAGTGCCTGGCAACTCATTCTGTTTCACTGTCCGTGCACCACGGAGCCACACACTGCACACTGACAGGGATTTGGACTAGACTCCATAAATAATGAGAATTATCTATACAGGTAATTCATATAGATACATAAATCGTAACAAAGTATACGCTCattaaattcattttcctttttatgcctttatagtctatttttttttaaattttcactttaaaatttttgagtatttgtgtgtgtgtgtgtgtgtgtgtgtgtgtgtgagagagagagagagagagagagagagagagagaatgtatgtcaCACAattgtacctgtgtgtgtgggagagagagagagagagagaatgcatgtcACATAAGCATGTACCTGTGGAGACCAAAAGcgggcatcggatcccctagaGCTAAGACACGTGAGTTTCCATTGCTTTTTCCATTTCAACACAAAGTGTAGACACCGGGTAGTGACTGAGATAATGTAGTGAAGTTACATTCGCTAATGCCAGTATACAAATTCCTGTGGCACAGAACTCGAGCGCTTTAATACCTTGTTGTACtagctggctcagtgggtgggaATCCAAAGGCATTGACATGAAACACTTGATCTTCAAACCAacctaaaaatacaaaacaaacggGTAACAAATCACTTTTATCTGTTCATTTTTGAAAAGGCAAATCCACGTCACATAAAGCAATGAATTCAACTACAGAAGTCACCGATCTTACTGAGACATCCAACTCCAGAGCCACGGACCGTCCCCATTTTATAAGGAAAACTACCTTAAACAAGCACACCCCAGCCCAACAGACTCATAATTTAGGGTGGCGTGAAAGGGGATTCACGGCACAcgtcagaggagagagagagagcagccacATCGATGAGAAGTCATTGAGTGTGTGACCCCATATAAAGTCCAAAGGAGACTTTCAGTCTTACAAGCTGCGACTCACTGCGCAGCGTGCACATGGGTGGTTTTCAGTACACGCGGGCTGTGCCGCTTTCTCTAACGTCTAATCTCAAGACGTTTTCCTCAGCCCTGAAACCTTTCCAACAGCACGCTTCTCAAGAGTCCCCTGCTCATCGTGCCAAGGTCACATGCTTGTCGTGAATGTCCTCTGAAATGACATCCTAAGGTGTCTTCCCCAAGTAGGAACAGTTTGACTGTCCAGCAAGGACAGGAAAAGGGCGCATTGCTTACCTTCAGCCAGGACAAAGCACGCCTCGGTGTACAGGCCACTGTGGAACTGGTACAGAGCAGCTGAGGAAGAGTTCGACACCAGCATACTGCCTGAGCGACAGGGCACTTCTAGCTTTGGGGTGTTGTTTCAGATTTCTCTTAGGGGCTTGTACTGCTCTTAGAAGGGAGGTCTTGTTTGTTGGTGGTGGGGGAAGGTTGAgacatgtagcccagactggcctcagaacTCCTGAAactcagtcctgggattaaaggcgtgctggtCTGAAAAGAGTTTTAAACGATAAACCGCAGgagggcaagatggctcagtaggtaaagactCACTGGCAAGACTGAGTTCAacactcagcacccacatggtaggagagaccAAACCCCTGCGAGTTGTCCTGTGATGTCCACATACACACCAATGgatatacatcacacacaaagacacagacacacacacacaaattataatttttaaattaaaaaaattataataaactgAAAACTTCACAATGATGTATATGTCAGTCTTGGCATGTTATAAGTTTCTTCAGGGATTTCTCCAGATTCCCCAATAAGAAAGACTTTAGTCTCTAAAAGTGTGTCTGTATTCCAATGTTACCACAACATACAAGTTATACTGGAAATCCAGAGACATGTTTAAGAATGATATAAAAGCAATTTCCTCTCTTGTGGAATATTTGATCACAccctgtaaagatgtgtctctgtccttctttgCTTGCTTAAGGCACCATCTGATTGGGTtaatatagaactgaatggtcaatagctaggcaggagagggagagagaggaacttagAAGAAGAATCTGAGAGGCGAGAGATTCACTAGGGAGGCACAGAGGAGGTCAGATGTATGGATGGTATTGAGGAGCACTAACAACTCACAtgacagaatatagattaatataaatgggttaatttcaattttaagagctagttgggaacaagcttaagctaagaccaaggtttcatatttaataaaatgtctaTGTGTCATAAAAAAAAGCAATTTCCCAGTTCCTTTAActtaatcattttatttacttatgtatttattatgtttgtAGTGCTTTGTAGGTGCTCTCCCAAGAAGCTAAACTCCCAGCCTGAAAACAGAGTTctctttttaaactttcaaaaGTTTATtagtttgttctgttttatatgtatgggcgttttgcctacatgcatgtctgtagcctgaggagaccagaagagggcatcagaccccctggaactggagttatagatggttgtgagctgccatgtgggtgctgggaattgaacccggattcTATAGCAGCAGCTGCCCCttatctgttgagccatctcttcagcccctaaattttttttttggaaacagggtctcactatgtagccctggctggcctggagctcactatgtagacaaggctgaccttaaactcagagactggcctgcctctgtctctggagagctgggattcaaggcgtgtgccacacctggctcagaatttctttttttgttttttaagacagggtttctctgtgcatcagccctggctgtcctggaactcactccgtagcccaggctggcctcaaactcacagagatccacctgcctctgcctccctagtgctggaattaaaggtgttcgccatcAAAtccagtcagatttttttttttttctttaaggatataGCTTTACTAAGATCCAGCTGTACTGTTCCGGTGGGATCTTCCAGGAAAAACTTCCCCTAAAACAGAATTAAATGAAACAGACTCACGTTTGTGTAAAAATGAATCCTACTACAGAGAATTAAAGGGCCACCGAGTGTGACAACAGGACTCGACAGAGAGGCATGGATCTGGAGGTGTAATACCCAGTCCACACCTTTGCGCTTATTTCTTGGCAGCCTCAGACTAACCACTTCCCCGAGACTCCCAGGCACTGAGGAACAGGTGCTGCAGACCACGGGGTGACAGGGAAGGCCCCGGCGGCTCGCCACTCGGCCTCACCAGATGCTTTACTAAGAGAATGACCAGGACCTCCAGGTCACCAGGATGTGGTCAGCAGCTCGCTCATTCCGAAACCCAGAGTCAGTTCAAGCAGGGGTCACTCCGGGGCTACCCGGAGGCTATGCAAATTGAACACCTGGTCAGTCTTGCCCTCCAAGGACAGAAAACTGGACACAGGTGAAGAGGGTAGCTACTGTgctttctgtgaagaatgtgttCCTGTGGTTTTTATGAAAATGCAAGTCCAAAAAGGTAAAAAGGAAGCCCGGCAGTCTCCACGTACCTCCTTCAACTGGGTTATCATTCCAAGGACAATCACGTCGCCAACTTTGCTTGTACTACCCAGTAAAGTTTCTATTGTTTTAagctaaaataaaacagaataaatccTTAACGATTAAAAGCATATTCTAATTTCCTTACAGATAAGTAAATACCGAGTACAAGTTTGCTACATGTAGCTGCTTTACAGTAGGAAGATTAATCTGCAAGTTTAGTTTCCTCCTACAAAAAGCTAAATGTCAAATGTATAATGAACAAAAATGTAACCAAAGAAATCAAATACAGGGATTCATGCCTAAGGACAGAGGAATGCtgtgtctgaggccagcttggacctcagtgagttccagcacagcccaGGCTATAAACACACAAtcttaaaacagaacaaaacaacacacacaaaggagaagaaatgtaTGGTTACCAATGACTAATGCCTCACAATGCACCCTCGTGGACAGTAaatattcattgtttttgttttattgtgttttgttgttgtttgttttggtttggtttttcaagacaaggtttctctgtgtattcctggctgtcctggaactcactctggagaccaggctggcctcaaactcagagatcagcctgcctcggccttctgagcactaggattaaaggcgtgagtcaccactgcctggcttgtttggtTGTTAtacagccctagctggcctgataCTCCTTGTATagtacaggctggtcttgaactggcaGGAAGGCAGAACAGCCTCCTGcaccagcctcccaagtgctggactcACAAGCATATACCATATAATTTTCGTACTGGGGCAAGGGGCATGCATCCATATTGAGTATTGAGGGAGTCCATTCCCTCTTTCACCATAAGGCGTCTAgtccaggtcatcaggctttgacAGCAGGgaccttacctgctgagtcatcttgactgccttatttataattttttcaattattttttcacGGTTAGATTCGTTTGTGTACTGAAGAA
Above is a genomic segment from Peromyscus leucopus breed LL Stock chromosome 14, UCI_PerLeu_2.1, whole genome shotgun sequence containing:
- the Pole2 gene encoding DNA polymerase epsilon subunit 2 isoform X1 encodes the protein MAPERLRSRAVSAFKLRGLLLRGEATKFLTEALQSVTELELEETLEKIIDAVEKQPLSSNMIERSVVETAVQECSQSVDETIEHIFNIIGAFDIPHFLYNSERKKFLPLSMTNHAAPTLFGTARDKAELYRERYTILHQRTHRHELFTPPVIGSHPEESGSKFQLKTIETLLGSTSKVGDVIVLGMITQLKEGKFFLEDPTGTVQLDLSKAQFHSGLYTEACFVLAEGWFEDQVFHVNAFGFPPTEPASTTRAYYGNINFFGGPSNASVKTSAKLRQLEDENKDAMFVFVSDVWLDQVQVLEKLHIMFSGYSPAPPTCFILCGNFSSAPYGKNQVQTLKDSLKSLADIICEYPSIHQSSRFVFVPGPEDPGFGSILPRPPLAESITKEFRQRVPFSVFTTNPCRIQYCTQEIIVFREDLVNKMCRNCVRFPSSSLDIPTHFVKTVLSQGHLTPLPLYVCPVHWAYDYTLRVYPVPDLLVIADKYDPFTVTNTECLCINPGSFPRSGFAFKVFYPSSKTVEDSKLQGF
- the Pole2 gene encoding DNA polymerase epsilon subunit 2 isoform X3 — translated: MIERSVVETAVQECSQSVDETIEHIFNIIGAFDIPHFLYNSERKKFLPLSMTNHAAPTLFGTARDKAELYRERYTILHQRTHRHELFTPPVIGSHPEESGSKFQLKTIETLLGSTSKVGDVIVLGMITQLKEGKFFLEDPTGTVQLDLSKAQFHSGLYTEACFVLAEGWFEDQVFHVNAFGFPPTEPASTTRAYYGNINFFGGPSNASVKTSAKLRQLEDENKDAMFVFVSDVWLDQVQVLEKLHIMFSGYSPAPPTCFILCGNFSSAPYGKNQVQTLKDSLKSLADIICEYPSIHQSSRFVFVPGPEDPGFGSILPRPPLAESITKEFRQRVPFSVFTTNPCRIQYCTQEIIVFREDLVNKMCRNCVRFPSSSLDIPTHFVKTVLSQGHLTPLPLYVCPVHWAYDYTLRVYPVPDLLVIADKYDPFTVTNTECLCINPGSFPRSGFAFKVFYPSSKTVEDSKLQGF
- the Pole2 gene encoding DNA polymerase epsilon subunit 2 isoform X2, which produces MAPERLRSRAVSAFKLRGLLLRGEATKFLTEALQSVTELELEETLEKIIDAVEKQPLSSNMIERSVVETAVQECSQSVDETIEHIFNIIGAFDIPHFLYNSERKKFLPLSMTNHAAPTLFGTARDKAELYRERYTILHQRTHRHELFTPPVIGSHPEESGSKFQLKTIETLLGSTSKVGDVIVLGMITQLKEGKFFLEDPTGTVQLDLSKAQFHSGLYTEACFVLAEGWFEDQVFHVNAFGFPPTEPASTTRAYYGNINFFGGPSNASVKTSAKLRQLEDENKDAMFVFVSDVWLDQVQVLEKLHIMFSGYSPAPPTCFILCGNFSSAPYGKNQVQTLKDSLKSLADIICEYPSIHQSRFVFVPGPEDPGFGSILPRPPLAESITKEFRQRVPFSVFTTNPCRIQYCTQEIIVFREDLVNKMCRNCVRFPSSSLDIPTHFVKTVLSQGHLTPLPLYVCPVHWAYDYTLRVYPVPDLLVIADKYDPFTVTNTECLCINPGSFPRSGFAFKVFYPSSKTVEDSKLQGF